The following nucleotide sequence is from Mytilus trossulus isolate FHL-02 chromosome 9, PNRI_Mtr1.1.1.hap1, whole genome shotgun sequence.
TACTTGcctgtaaatacaggatcaaacaGTTAAGATCATAGTCGTCGGTATATTTCTGCTTTAACTCATCGCAATAACactgaaaaatatcaaatttgccCTCGTTTATTAATGTACTCAAATAGTTGAAAGCCACGAGTAAATGTTGGTGTTGTTCTAAAGGGGGCCGTGTTGAcaagttttttaaaatgaaaagttttcTCGATTTCGAATTCTCCTTCCAATTCGACGGAAAACACGATcttatatttgtcatgacaCTAGATGTGGAATCTGTGTCTGATAATAGTAACGGTAAAAGCGATGAAGACTTTTTGTACGGTCTCTGTCGGTTTCGTGAATGCCTTGGTCGGCAAATTTGCGTAGTCGAACATTTCGAATGATTTGACACTAACTGACGGTTATGTCTTTTATCTAATGCTGAAGTTTTGAAGGATGCATCCGCCGTGAAACAGTTGCAGTCAGCATATGATATTCGCCCTACACACTTTTTGCAAGAAAGATCTCTCATATATTTCGTATCACAATCATGgcatgtaatacatgtatgtttgcaAATATCTGCACTTTCGAAATGCAATTCATTGGTTTTAAATTTACCCTCTTCTACTGTTTGGTTGATGGTCGTgttaataaaatcatatttggATTTAAATGCCTCCTTCAACACTGGAATGAGTATATCTTGATGGCATAGCGAAAGCAGGTATAACAATTTGGAACATCTAGACTTTCTTGTTTTACATTCTTGGACAAGTTCGTACTCGTGCTCAGAGAGAACATGCTCCTGATACAGAATatctaaaatatcaattggttcaacattttccaaaatcaAGGTTCTAATCTCATGCATAGATTCTGAACTATTGGGCGAGTTCTTAATTTCTTTTGAGAATGTTTGCCTCGGATATATTTTAGTACACTTGCATTGGCCACAGGTGATTTTCGCACAAATATACTCATACTTTGATAGGTTTAGAGCACGTGTAAAAGAGCTGTAAGCTTTTGGACCACGTCTTGTAATTGTATCGATCAGTAATCTTGAGCGTTCTTTTCTCGTTTTACCACTAAAAATTAGTTCACAATCCGTATTCGTCAGTATTTCATCTTCATGAAGGTAGTCTAAAATATCGCCAGCTTCAAGATTATTGATAATGTCAATTCTGTACTTTCTCAAACGGTCCCTGTCTTGTGTTTCCATTCCCGTTTACcgaaatatctataaaaatgaGACATAAACAACTTTTTGATAAGTTTGTTGAAATAGTTATAATGATACGAATTAAAAGTGTACCATGATTACAAAAAAACTATTGAAAACGGaccaattttgacattttaatataaaacacatCACGTGACATGATAGGTTCAAAGAAAGCCATAACAGTCGGCACAGAGaaacacatacataaatagATATGATTGTAAATTACAAGGACATCCCAAACAGTCTCGTAAAAGAAGCAACACTTGTTTATTGGGTCAATGCCAATACTGTGGATTTTTATTTCCCGCGGAGGGTATCAACATCCCAGAAGTCCTCACTTTTGTgttgaaataaattaacattcatCTGGTCatatatgtaattataaatTAGCTGTTTACAACACTTTTCGaataactaaggattttctacctcaAGAATAGATTACTTTATCTAAATTTGGCAAAACTGATAGaaaaggggcgaaagataccagagggacagtcaaacacataaatcgaaaaataaacggacaacgccatggctagaaatgaaaaaaacaaagtaacaaataaaagtacaaaacacaatacatagGAAACTTAAGACCAAACAGCACAAACTCCGCCGAAAATTGGGTGCTCCAGAACGGtatgcagatcctgctctacatgtgccacccgttgtgttgctaaTATTATAACACGGTAAAAAGTagtaatttggtaggtcacattcgtggcGAAAAGGAAATGGATTGTATT
It contains:
- the LOC134685552 gene encoding uncharacterized protein LOC134685552 codes for the protein METQDRDRLRKYRIDIINNLEAGDILDYLHEDEILTNTDCELIFSGKTRKERSRLLIDTITRRGPKAYSSFTRALNLSKYEYICAKITCGQCKCTKIYPRQTFSKEIKNSPNSSESMHEIRTLILENVEPIDILDILYQEHVLSEHEYELVQECKTRKSRCSKLLYLLSLCHQDILIPVLKEAFKSKYDFINTTINQTVEEGKFKTNELHFESADICKHTCITCHDCDTKYMRDLSCKKCVGRISYADCNCFTADASFKTSALDKRHNRQLVSNHSKCSTTQICRPRHSRNRQRPYKKSSSLLPLLLSDTDSTSSVMTNIRSCFPSNWKENSKSRKLFILKNLSTRPPLEQHQHLLVAFNYLSTLINEGKFDIFQCYCDELKQKYTDDYDLNCLILYLQASRELFKADSDKAKKLISNALEIVPKTSNPQYFTTGLLSAKSRMFLSKRQFEKFQTTIDDAKMIVESEPLSYTGHAAGWLYLNDARYSAIQIGCINFQQRNSSRACKLLHIKAKNSFKKSICHFQRDVGKDGPFGFGYALCRLIILLLRCGDNGRMMNILHPSSVDINTAAKYLNLLEDCIKDMPKMLKMHLHLAKSDYYFRIKMPQLALQYATSAHKLSKDLQMLEFSEHANNRIIELNVIHRLP